The Molothrus aeneus isolate 106 chromosome 10, BPBGC_Maene_1.0, whole genome shotgun sequence genomic interval TTTTACCTTATGAAAGAGTGTGAACTGTTTCACAAGACAGAAGTTTATGAGGTGTGTAACCAGAGTTATCCAGTTCCCCAGCTGATGGAAAGTTCCTCCAAGTCCAATGCTCTCTCTGTTGTTTTATGATCTGAGGTTGCAGAACTTCTTTCCAATTCTTACCACAATTCTGGCAAATCTAAGATGCTTAGCTGCCACTTCTTACTCCTTAGCTGGATTCACTTATTCTCTCAGGTTATCTAAATTTTCACCTGATTTGCTAAATACATGGTAAGGAATAAACTGCAACAATCTGACCACTAAACTTGAGCAgcacaaaatcaaaaaaatctAAATGGGCAACAGTAAAACTTACACAACTTCACTGTTGCATTTCACTGTATTTGAGAAACCTGTGTGTAAGCACAGATATATTTGAGTAGGCTTCACACAATTGTCACTGCTTGCAACTGAAATTCTTAAGATACAAGAATTACTACAAGATCAACTTACACATCTTGATGTGAGGTTGATCTTTCTTAATGATTTGCATTCTCCCATTCTTTCCTTACTGCCCTACAGAGATGTACATTAATTTTTCTACATAATTTTGTGTGCAAGATTATTGGAACAATGCTGCTTCCAGGACTTAGGGTGaataactaagaaaaaaaaattggaatgaaaaaattttaattacttgGAGGAATGAAAACAGTCTCCTGGTTATGTCCTATTAGGCCAACCTCCTAACACCTCACTTAAATTTGCATGCCCCCCCCAGTTTAATGTCAGCAGATGAATTTAGAATACAAGATCCTTTTCACCAAAGGCAAAGGTAACCCTGTTTTGTCTACTTGCAAAATATTATTCCATCCATCCCTCAAACAGCCATTGACCTCATTCTAATGCAAATTGTAAATTTAAATTCTATGCAGCACCTGCCATGGAAGTAAATAGGTATTTTCAAATACTCCCAAACaatgtttataaaaatatttgaataacTGCTGAAGTGCAGGGATCAAATATGCTTGAGCCTGGGACTTCAGAACTACAGACAGAAATGAAGCTGTGTGTCACCCCttgcaggaaaaataataatgatggACTGAGCCAAGTGAATCCCTAGAGGACAGGTCTGGTTTCTAATacatgtaccttctactcctaaCTCAAGGAGCCAGAAAATTTCAGCAGATTTTAGCAAGATTGGATTTCCTCATTAACAGATGGTCAATaaagcacaaaatattttttttttcatttacaacAACTAAGTTATAATATTTAGTTGATTCCTTAAGAATAGTGCTGATGAATCAAAAATGCACCTCCAGCAACTCCATATACAAAGAAATTTAGCATCAGAAGCTAATTTAACAAGGAGTAATGTACAATTTAAAGACTTTCAGAACAGTCTGGACTGTTGTCCCAAATTTGCACAATTATTCCAACATCAAAGAGAATCCAGGTACCCAGCAGCAAtggcatttctctttttttttactttttcactgGCCAGAAGCAACcaataaattgaaaatactGAACAGAAGGACTCTTCAGCAGGACTAGAATGCAACTGAAAATACTGGCAAGGACTTCTCCCCACAGCTGGATGCCCAGAACCATTCTGTGCATGTGCTTGTGTGCAGGTAAGAAATTGCAACTCATCCATTGCTTggacatttaaataaaatatttaaataatttagatAAAGCTAAAAATGCTAAGAAGTTTACCTGCCATTCCATGTGTCTGCTTTTGAAGTGAAACTGCTCTGTTTATGCAGAACACTTGTTCTGTTTACTCTGTGCCCTCAAAACAACAGACAGACTCACAATCTGTGAAAACCATGGACTAAATGAGGAGCACAGAGGACTGGAGAAACTGAGAAGTAACTAACAGTTTTTCCTTGCCTCAGGCCACATTCCTGCACAAGGCAATTATTAAAGGATTATGAAACAGAAGCAGGCACAGACAGCTTTATTTCCTGTCACCTCTACACTTCTGTTGATGAACATGCAAGGCTTAAGTTTCAGAACAGCCCAAATAAGAAAACTGGGTCATGCTCAGGAGGAGTCATATTTGAGAATATATCCATCACTAGAGGTGCTGGGTGGACCTTGGCTGGGCGCCAGGTGCCCACCAGGCCACTCCATGCCTCCCCTTctcagagggacaggggagaTAAAATATGACACAAAACAACTTGTAGGTTAGGATAAAGCAGTTTACTAGAAGAAAAGTTTGTGTGTGcataaacaaagtaaaaaaaaaaagaaattttattctgTACTTCCCATTGGAATGCCCAGCCACTTCCTGGGAAGCAGGGCTTCAGCATGGAAGTGATTGTTTGGGAAGGCAAACACTGCAAAAACTGAATGCaacaccttcctcctccttttcttatCTTTGATACCTGAGCTGATGTCATACATTGTGGAATGCCCCTTTGGCCAATTTGTGCCAGCTGGCccggctgtgtcccctgccaggACCTTGCCCACTCCCAGCCTCCTCAAAGCAGGTGgtgacatattttatgaaaaatcccattgccaggatcttttctcctgagaagctgggaagcttcagcttctccatgttttgctacTTTGGAATGTGATCTGGAGAATTGTTTACTCAGCacgtgaattgtttttacttgatgacaaATCAaaggtccagctgtgttgggattctggtcagtcacaggtttttattattcattcctttctagctttctgattctcctttcttctctttctttagtatagttttaatatatcattttcttttaatataatatatattgtaaaataatacatcagccttctgaaacatggagtcaagattgtcatctcttccctcatcctgggaccctcaaacaccaccataAGGTGAAATGCTGGAGAGAAGAGCTgggccagcactgctcagctgcACCAAAACACTGCTGGGCTCTCAGCAgggcaaagcacagctctgtgaggGCTGCTGGGGAAATAAACTCCAGCTCACACACACCCAGGACACCAGAGTAACTATATTTTACACTCATTCCAGATAGTTCTGTTCAAGTGCATTCCTTTGCTCTGAATGTATATATTTGATAGATGGAAACAACAGAATGTGAACACCAAGGCAAAACTACCAAAGAAGAATACCCAGGAAAATATCAGTGTCTCCTTATTAGGCTTagattattattaatattgaaTACAGAAGTAGTCCTCTCTTTTAGGAATCAAAGAATTATTATAGTAGTTATAAATAACTACTATAATTAGTTACTTTAAAATTGCAGAgttcttgggggaaaaaaaggttgcTATACATTTCTCTAAATGATATTATTGATCTGTCCAGATAAAGAGCTCTTATTTGAATACTACAAATTATTTCaccatattaaaaaataatagataagACCATAAAGCTTTTAGCTTACAGAAATGTAACTATAACATGTACATTTCTCATATTCTTACTGGAGGTCAGCAATTCATTGGAAAGTTGGGAGatccatgttcttcttccttccATAGAGAACATCTAGATTTCATTACCAAAACTCCTGCTTGCTGATGCTTAATTACCACTATGCTCAAAAAACATGAAGTCCTAAGGggacaaaaaaaaggcaaacaaaacaaataattacAATTATTAAATGTGGTTCTTAGTTCCAAGATCCTCTGGCTGCATTGCACCTGATGTACACCTTCCTCTAAGAAACCTGAAAGGCTGAGAAGAAGGGGGAGGCACATTTGCCATGCCCTCACCACCTGGGTCTCTCAGAATGGGACATccacagagacagaaagatAGTGAAAGATCAACATGGGAACTTctaatttataattaattgaTAGCCAAAGCTATGCTTCCTTTACTctggatttctgctctttgttcAACCTGACTTATTCCCTCTCATTTTCCCTCAGACTGGAGTCCATCACAATAATGGCTGCCTTTAGTTTACTGGTGGGGGCCCCATTTCTGTGCCTGAAAGTCCAGGTTGCTCCCACTCACTAATGCCGCACTTGATGCATTGGTAGCACAGGAACACACACAGCTAAAGAAAACCCTGCTCGTGCTCAGGGCTGTCACAGGTTGGAGAGACCTTTCCAAACTCAGGGCCttttcctgtccctctgcagcccagccagcacagaaGCAGTGCATGTTCTAGAACGGTACCTTGATGCAGAATTGTACTGTACACTGGAGCATGTTCCACACTGCTTTCAAAGAGgacactgagctgctctgcactaTTGACTATTGCTGAGAAGTGCTCTGACAAGTTCCATGAGCTCACCCTCCACAGTAGTCCCTCCATTTGGAAATTACTGCTCTGAGAGCATCAATCCTGCTCAGTTCAGTGCTTCACATGCTTCCAAAGAGAGCTGGGAGACAGTGGCTGCAGCATTCAGCTGCCCACCAGCCCAGTGGGCTGCTTGGGCTTTGGACAATGGGTCTCTTGGCTATTTCtaatctgtatttttctgctttcaccATCCAGAAATTTGCTTTCCTCTGCTAACGAGTCTGTAAGAAGtcttcccttttcattttttcagtccCACCAAACATGAAACTCTTATTAAATACAATTATCTCTGCATGTAGTCTAGAATAAGCATATTGTCTAAAATAATTCTGCGCTGCCTTTTGTGGTCAGTTTTACACATAGAAGTTCACAGGCTGAAACCCACTTGAAGGAGCTCAAAATTAACTCCTTTACCATCACAATTTAAACATGGAGATGAAAAATTTAGTTTATGTTGATGTATTAGTGAACAACTTACAATCAGGAAGCAAGCACCAATCATGACAGCTTTCATTTTCACATCAAGGTCCATTGGGAATGAGATTCCAAAGTTATCTGTGTCTGTAAACATTTCCCGCACAATACCAGTCCACTGCTTAGAAATCCTCCCAACAGGACAAGTCTCATCCAGAGACATCACCTAtagtttaataaaaaaaaattaaaagcatcaTCAAACCTGTCATTCATAACATTCCCAAATCCATTTTGGAATAGATCCATTTAAAAGCTTCAGactgttattttaattaatacagTAATTAGTGCAAGGGTTTGTACCAAAAGGCAATCAGACTATCAGAAAGTTGGTCTAAAGTATCAGAGGCGTGAACTTGATTCTGAATCTGACTGGGAAGTTCAATTCCTTGATGGTGCTGGGATACACACTCTGCTGGAAGTGGTGTCTTTTAGCCAGGACAGTGAATTAGTTTCTCTTGCCACTCATCAGGAACCGCTCCagtgaaaattaaacaaattacATTCTTCTGCTCAAAAGCAGAGGTTAGCCCTCTGACAACATTACGTTTTCTAAAGTTAGAGCCACTCTTCTGGGTCATGTGAAAGAttaatttccaaaataaaattatataaatttgCTGTAGTAACTATttgcaacatttttttaaacattaaattGTAGCTTTGTTATCTTTTACTTAATGTCCACAAAAACAATGTTACATTAaccaatattattttaaaaggaaaattgtaACTCTTCACTCATTCAACTCTGTATTTCAAGTCTAAATTATCTTAACTTAGTAGTTCATTGAATGATTATTAGATGATTAAATAAGGGGTTGAAGGAagtaattttaataaatacctgaTACAGcttattatattttctttagaCCCTGACATAACAGATTCAAAAAGATTTTGCTGCTAAATATAACAATTATTtctgtgcagccacagagaATTCTCAGTGATCACTGATGAGTGGCTTTAACACGTAATTTCTGGAAGTTTTTCTGGTTTATCTAGAGTAATTAAGGTATCTAGAGAAGTCATTTGATTATACCAGCATTAAAAGATGATGTAGAAATTACTTAATATATACAATTCAATTGATAGGTAGTAAGTTGAGCGACAAACTAATACCAAACTACTATCTCAAAACAGACACATGCAAACAATTTTTACATTGCATACCTCAAAATGAATGTCCTCACAACACCGGCACACAACACATGGGCCATTAATTTTCAGaatatcctttcttttctcatctTGAATGGTAAACTTTGGCAGGCAGACATGCCAGTTCTGGACAACATAACCAACTATTGTTCCTGGAGGCGCCTGGACTTCCAGCTTCACAAGGAAGAGAAAACCTCCAAGTGAATGATCATGCTGTCACATGCTAGTGAGACAAAACCCACACCAGcacacaaatgaaaaacaacctATTTTTCCACAACAACCTGGCCTTAcaaagcattttgctgtgagTGTTTTCAGAAGACCACTCAGATTGCAGACCTCTTATTCAGCTTTTGCCTTCAAGAAAAAAGTAAGAGACTCCTCAGGCTCTGGAGGCACACAAACTATGCATCCACAATATAAAGACCAAAGTCCAGTGAAAGAAAGGCAATGAATATCCCAAAAGCATTCAGTGAAGGCATTGAAGGGTGCAGCTACTACAAATGCCTCAGCAGGAGCTCTGAGTAGGCTTAGACTTAGAGTTTCAGAAGTTGTATCATTCCAGAATTatgttaatatttaaaaaacctcATGATCTCCTATGTTGAATGCCACTATAGCTTTCAGAGCTGTAAAATGAAAACTAGCTGTTAGTCTATGAAAGCTGTTGCCTTATTGTTCCATTCCAAATGCAGATTTCAGCACCAGCCACAAGTTCCCCAGCATGCTGCTCAGTCAGACTTTCCACTACCCCAATCAGAACTGGCCAGCGAGCCCAAGTGCTGCAGCTCACTTCACTCTTCCCAGACCAAGAACCCCACAGATCTCTCTTCCCACCCCTTACTGGCAAAACCCAGACTCATTTCACCTCACCTCCTGATTCAAGACAAGGCCACCTTAGAGCTGCACAGGAGGTGCCtgtctgaggaggaggagggggaaggcagagagaggcagagctcacctcctgcaggcagcaggggcagcagcaggcgcTGCAGCGGAGGGGCCTGTGCAGCCTTATCACCTCGCGGCCCAGGTTATCAGTTATCCTCACGGTGAAGGGCCGGGAGGGCCCGCAGCAGTTCCTGGTCAGGCAATCAGTGTCCTCTGCTGCAAAGTACACCCTCTGCCCCAGGGCGTTCTTCAGCTCgtatttgttgttttcttcaaaGCCAGTCACAactgaaaaaaggaggaaaaaccaGCTAAATTCCTAGGAGGGTCTGGTCAGACAATTCCTGCTCTTTGGGAAGGCAAAGCCTCTCTCAAAGTCTgtcagaggcagctcctggcgaAGGGAAATGATGGAAAGGACCCTCAAGCAGTGAAGCCTGATGAAGTTTAAGGGAAGAAGCCACCATGAGCAAGGACATGTGGGAAAAAACTGAGATTCCCatctgtccccagtgtcccgtCCCCCCGCCCCGTCCACAGGCACCTGAATAAGGACCACCATTACCAATAGCACAGCAGGGAAGGTTCTCAGGGGAGAATTGAATGGATAAGAGTTAAAGAGAGTTGTGAATTTGGGGGTGAAGCCAGAAAAGGGCACAAATAAGTTCAGAATAAGAAAGCCACAAAAAACCCTCCCAGTCAAGAATTACAGCAGCACACATCAAAAGCAACAAGAGCCAGGacagaaattttaattaatttctataACAAATGAGAGCACTCTTATAAGCTGTAGAAAgaaccagaaagaaaaatgcagcagtAACATTAGAGGTTATCTGGGATGTGTGGTCTATTTTATTCCTTCTATTTGACAGGCATTGATAACACAACTTGGATCTTCTTAAAGCACAGAATGAGGGGAGCAGAAGGAAAGCCACTCAGTTTGCTAAAATAGCAGGATTGCCTGTAAAAGGGATCAAAGCCACATGCTAGTCCATGGATTTAGGTGGGATATgacaagacagaaaataaaatctttaagtAAGGAAGAGAGTAGAAATCATTGTTAACAGTAACATTGGAAATGTGTGGCTTCATCTATATTTAGCTATATATCAACTACAGCATTTATAACCAAGATTATTCAGTTGCATTGCTGTGTATCTTTTGAGATATGGAACCTGCTGAAAATCTTCTTCCCTcctatttttccttcctctcctccactTCTTCAGGACTTCTGCAGGAATTGAGACAGGTAATACAAGACAAAGGTAGTAATCACCTTAAAAATAGTGTCAAAGAAAGCCTAAACTTCACTCTTCTTGGGATTATTAGATTGAAATACTTTGTACTTACTCTCAAGAACTTCAAGTTGCTGATGAATTAATATCTGGTCAATCTGGTCATGgttgaaaaattaaacagaagaaaCAGTTAACAAGTTACAACTGAGAAAAACTGTCATTTCAAGAAGCACTGCTGTTTCATTTTAGAATTAAAATGTATGGATCAATACCCTGTGCAGAGGCAGATTATCTCCCATCTAAGATATGGAAGAGCTCACTCCCCTCCTTGGCCTGTCCCCTGCCAGGTTAGCAGAGAGTGCTCCAGGGCACGGAGCTGATGGGGGCAGCTGAACCCAAACTGGTCTGGGGACAAGcacacagggctcacacacCTCCTTTCAGGACTCAGAGCCTCAGAGAGCTCTCACATCATGTCCCAGAGACTCCACACAGACAAAAGCAGGAAATGGGGGTATTTTAGAGTAGAAGCCCAGATACTGCTCAGCTCTAAGGAAAATTCAGGGGAAAATCAGCCTCTcattagtggggttttttttgccccttttttttttttagcacttTGCAGAACTGGCAGCAATACATCAGTATTAATCTTTCCAGTGCTGAGATGAACTGTATTTTACACTACAAAGACATATTCATTAGTGTGGAAACAATTCTTATTTTGCTATTAGTGTTCTCTATGCTGTGAAGTATGACTGGCAGCTCTACTAGCAATATTAAGAGGTGTGAAGAAAGCATCATATAGAAAATGAAGTGCTTCTAATGTGCTAGAGTTTCCCATATAATAGACATTTATTCTGTGCAccttttcaaaatacattacATCTCCCAAAGAGTAACTTCAGAAATGGGAGGGATGTATGAGAGACCTCTGTCTCTCATCCTTTAACACTCTACTTTCCAGAAAGATACTCCATGAACAAGTGCTGCATCTCTAACAGGTATCTCTGCATTCAGACAACAGAAAAGGCTCCACTTAGCAGCCCACAAGCAGCAGCCTATTCAGCTGCATCACACCCAGATGCTTTATTTGGCTATTTCATGGGTGCAGGCTGCTTCCCAGAGCAGAATGCCTCATCTctagggaaggaggaggggtgCAGGTACCTGTGTGAGGTACTCCAGTCCAGGAGGGCAGTTGGGAATAGAAGGAGGGATAGGCATCCAGATTGTCCCATCCATGGTGGGCTGGCTCTGGACAGGTGGAGGGACAAATCCACCTGAGAACCCCATGGGCTGTGCCTGGAATCCATAGTTCCCTGCACCTGTGACATTTGGCATGGTAGGAGAGATGTGgttatgaaaattaaatgttggAAAATAATTGCCCTGTCCATCTTCAAAAGAGTAATTTATTAACTCTTTGGAACTATGGAGATCCTTATACcttatttatttcagttatgAATACAATAACTCTCATGAAGGGAGTTACACTGTCGTGGGAGGTTCTGATGCCTcagacaaaaccaaaccaaatagattaaaaaaattgcacCATTCttaaatacagaagaaatttCATTCACACAAAGACAGtcaaaaaacagaaataaataaattaaggTTATTTCTAAGTAGAGAAGAAAGAATactttaaattacattaaaagcATTGGCATTTATGCACTGTCAGTTGAGCAAATGAGGAATTTTAATACAAAGTTTTCCTGGAACTATACCTTCTActtttgtgaaagaaaatatccttttAGCAAAGTTCATCTATAGTTTTCAAACCAGTTGACTTGTAGACTTTCAGGCCACACCAGTTTAGCACCAAATTTCACAATACATTACAACACATGAACCAGTGCACGTGAAAGTTCAGGCTGTGGCCATGGTGCCTCAGGTGATGTAAGGTGGCCACATCACTGACCCCAGAGAAGAATCCTCCCCTGGGAATTCAAAATCACTTTTATGTCTGAGCACAGGCTTTGCAAACCAACTACCTCCTGCTATTGTGGGCAAGTGTGTGCACATACAATTACTCAAAATAACAATGCCCCTGCAACTTCCACGGCACAAGCAGTGAATGCTTGCTCCCTGCTATAGCCAGCTGTACTTACACACCTCAGAGTGCCTTGTCCCAGGATGCACAAGCTTTAATTTATGAACAGCACAGTAACTTTGGccaaacattttgctttttaccTCTGACTTATGCTCTGAGCCTGATTGTTAGATATTTATTGTGATTTGGTTCTTCAGAAAGAAATCATTGCCAGAATGAGAGAAGCTGTTCAGGAGTGCT includes:
- the PLSCR1 gene encoding phospholipid scramblase 1 isoform X2, with product MQGPPPATAPGMPYGSPQQVPGAYQGAGNYGFQAQPMGFSGGFVPPPVQSQPTMDGTIWMPIPPSIPNCPPGLEYLTQIDQILIHQQLEVLEIVTGFEENNKYELKNALGQRVYFAAEDTDCLTRNCCGPSRPFTVRITDNLGREVIRLHRPLRCSACCCPCCLQELEVQAPPGTIVGYVVQNWHVCLPKFTIQDEKRKDILKINGPCVVCRCCEDIHFEVMSLDETCPVGRISKQWTGIVREMFTDTDNFGISFPMDLDVKMKAVMIGACFLIDFMFFEHSGN
- the PLSCR1 gene encoding phospholipid scramblase 1 isoform X1 — encoded protein: MFFCRITSRSSTMQGPPPATAPGMPYGSPQQVPGAYQGAGNYGFQAQPMGFSGGFVPPPVQSQPTMDGTIWMPIPPSIPNCPPGLEYLTQIDQILIHQQLEVLEIVTGFEENNKYELKNALGQRVYFAAEDTDCLTRNCCGPSRPFTVRITDNLGREVIRLHRPLRCSACCCPCCLQELEVQAPPGTIVGYVVQNWHVCLPKFTIQDEKRKDILKINGPCVVCRCCEDIHFEVMSLDETCPVGRISKQWTGIVREMFTDTDNFGISFPMDLDVKMKAVMIGACFLIDFMFFEHSGN
- the PLSCR1 gene encoding phospholipid scramblase 1 isoform X3, with translation MGFSGGFVPPPVQSQPTMDGTIWMPIPPSIPNCPPGLEYLTQIDQILIHQQLEVLEIVTGFEENNKYELKNALGQRVYFAAEDTDCLTRNCCGPSRPFTVRITDNLGREVIRLHRPLRCSACCCPCCLQELEVQAPPGTIVGYVVQNWHVCLPKFTIQDEKRKDILKINGPCVVCRCCEDIHFEVMSLDETCPVGRISKQWTGIVREMFTDTDNFGISFPMDLDVKMKAVMIGACFLIDFMFFEHSGN